The Persephonella atlantica region CATACAACAGTTTAAAGAAGGAAATCTACAAAAAATTAAAGATGAAAACTTCAAACAGGAGGTCTAAAGATGGATTTGCTTACCCTGTCCCGTATCCAGTTTGGGATGACAGCCTTTTATCACTTTCTTTTTGTTCCATTAACACTGGGTCTTGCTTTTATGATAGCCATCTTAAAAACCATCTATCTGAAAAACAAAGATAAAAGGTACGACCAGCTTGCAATGTTTTTGATGAAGCTGTTTGCCATAAACTTTGCCGTGGGCGTTGCAACAGGCCTGACAATGGAGTTTGAGTTTGGGACAAACTGGTTCACCTACTCAAAGTTTGTTGGGGACATATTTGGAGCTCCACTGGCCATTGAAGGTCTGATGGCATTTTTCTTAGAGTCAACATTTATTGGTCTGTTCCTCTTTGGAAAAGACAGGGTTTCAGACAAAATGCACACCTTTGCTGCGTGGATGGTTGCTTTAGGAAGCACACTGTCTGCCCTGTGGATTTTGATTGCAAACTCATGGATGCAGACACCTGCAGGATACAAAATAGTAGAAACTCCCCAGGGGGTAAAAGCTGTTCTCACGGACTTCTGGGAGGCAGTGATAAATCACACAACTATTTTCAGATTTTTACACTGCGTTGATGCAGGATACATTGTTGGTGGATTTTTTGTGATGGGGATTATGGCTTTTTATCTTTTAAAAAACAGACATACAGATGTAGCAAAAACAGGTCTGAAATTTTCCCTTATATTCACTGCAGTTGTGTCTATACTCCAGATAATCTTTGGAGATATACACGGCTATCAGGTAACACACGGTCAGCCTTTAAAAATGGCAATGATGGAAGGCAAATGGGAAACAGAAAAGGGAGCCTCATTAGATTTATTTGGGATAGTAGATGATGAAAAGCATGAAACGAAGGTTATATTAAAAATTCCATACCTTTTAAGTATTCTTTCCTACCACGACCCACAGGCTGAATTTAAAGGGATAAAAGATTTAGTAAAAGAGTATCAGCAGATTGCACAGGATGCCAAAAGTAAAATCCCTGTGTTAGAAGAAAAAATCAAAAAAGTTGAGATGTCAGGAGCTCCAAAAGAAGAAATAGAAAAATTAAAGTCCCAGCTTGCCCTTGCAAAAGCAAATGCAAAAGCTTACGACATAACCCTTAACGACCTGCCTTCTGTGGCTACAGTTTTTACAACGTTTCATATAATGGTGTATTCGGGCTTCTTCTTTGCATTCCTGACTTTGTGGGGACTGTATCTGCTGAAAAAGGGAAGCCTCTACACAAACAAAGCATTCCTGTGGACTGTTTTACTGAGTATTCCCCTGCCCTACATAGCAACAGAGCTTGGATGGATGTCTGCAGAGATTGGAAGACAGCCGTGGCTCGTTCAGGGGGTTTTACTCACAAGAGATGGTGTTTCCTTCCATTCAACAGGAAATGTATGGTTCTCGCTGATATTCTTCACACTGATTTATACAGCTATTTTCTTTGTGTTCCTGTATGCAATGATAAAGGCAGTAAAAAAAGGTATTCCAGAAGATTCAAATCATCTGCCTTCTGAATCATCACAGCCACAGGCTTTTGTCAGCACATTCAACAAAACAGATATAAGGAGGTAAAAAATGCCTTCAGAACTGTTTACAACATTAGAGGGAATATGGTTTTTACTGGCAGGATTTTTTCTGATTGGATATGCCCTGACTGACGGATTTGACCTTGGGACAGGAATACTTACACTGTTTACAAAAAAAGATGAAAACAGACAGATTTTATACAATGCTGTGGCTCCAGTCTGGGACGGAAACGAGGTGTGGCTTATAGCAGGTGGAGGAATGCTGTTTGCAGCATTTCCCATTGTTTATGCTGCCTCTTTTAGCGGATTTTACATAGCCATATTTGTTGTTCTGTGGGCATTAATAGGCAGAGCAGTTGCATTTGAGTACAGAAACAAGAAAGATTCAAAGCTGTGGAAGAATATTTGGGACTGGATTTACTGGGTTGGAAACACTGTTCCTGCATTTTTGTTTGGGGTAGCTGTCGGTAATGCTGTGATAGGTGTTCCTATTGACCAGCAGGGAGTTTATCACGGCTCATTCTTTACACTGCTCAGACCTGTTCCCCTTCTTATGGGACTGGTTGGTCTGTTTATGTTTCTGATGCACGGCAGTGCATATCTTCTGAGAAAAACAGAAGGGGAAGTTTTTCAGCTGTCAAAAAAAGCTTCTTATGTAGGATTTTTTGGATTTGTAGCATCACTGATTCTGACAGACTTTCTAATGGTTATATCTGCTCCATTTTTGTATGATAACTTTTTTAAATATCCTGTCTTCTGGATAGCTCCTGCTCTTATCATATCTGGTCTTGCCCTGTATCTGATAAATCTTGTAAAGGGTAAATACAATGCCGTTATTGTTGGCTCCACATTAACCACTATCGGAACTGTTCTGACTATAGCCCTTGCCACCTATCCAGCTCTTATGCGTTCAAATATAAATCCGGATTATAACCTGACCATATGGAACTCTGCATCTTCCCATATTACACTCACAGTTATGCTTGTTGTAACTATTCTTATAATGCCTATCGTTATCTTTTACACAGTTTACGTTTACAGAGTATTCAAAGGGAAAGTTTCCTCTGAAGGGGGATATCACTGAGCCATCCCATACCCATCTTTTTTCTCCGGGGCTAAAAGCCCCTTCTTTTATTGACAAAAAATCATTGATGTATGTAATATAAAAGTTATAAAAAACTAACAAGGGAGGTTAGGTATCATGAAAAAAGTTTTAGCAGGAATTTTAGGTGCTGCTGTAATTGCTTTACCTTCATTTGCAGTCAACAAAGAAAATGTTGGTTGTGGTCTTGGTTATATGCTATTTAAAGATGCACCTGACTCAACACTGTTTGAGATTTTAGCAGTAACTACTAACGGAACTTTTGGTAACCAGACATTTGGTATCACAACAGGAACATTAGAATGTAAGCAGCCTGAAAAAGTAGTTAAAAATGACAGACTGTTTAAGTTTGTAACAGAAAATATGGACCAGTTAGCTGCAGATATTGCATCTGGGAACGGTGAAGCTTTAGATACAGTTGCTGAGCTTATGAACATTCCTGTAGATAAAAGAGATGCATTCTACAGAAAACTTCAGGCTAACTTTGATAAAATTTACTCTTCTGAAACAGTTCAATCAGCTGATGTAATCGACAGAATAGTTGAAATCGCTCAAGAGGTATAAAAAATCACTAAAGGCAGGTTTTTTTGCCTGCCTTTTATTTATTCACAATGCTTTATCATATGACCTGGAAACCTTATCCCACAATCCTAAATGGCTAAAACTACTTCATTTCAAAAACGGTAAAAGTGAAATTGACGACCC contains the following coding sequences:
- a CDS encoding cytochrome ubiquinol oxidase subunit I, with protein sequence MDLLTLSRIQFGMTAFYHFLFVPLTLGLAFMIAILKTIYLKNKDKRYDQLAMFLMKLFAINFAVGVATGLTMEFEFGTNWFTYSKFVGDIFGAPLAIEGLMAFFLESTFIGLFLFGKDRVSDKMHTFAAWMVALGSTLSALWILIANSWMQTPAGYKIVETPQGVKAVLTDFWEAVINHTTIFRFLHCVDAGYIVGGFFVMGIMAFYLLKNRHTDVAKTGLKFSLIFTAVVSILQIIFGDIHGYQVTHGQPLKMAMMEGKWETEKGASLDLFGIVDDEKHETKVILKIPYLLSILSYHDPQAEFKGIKDLVKEYQQIAQDAKSKIPVLEEKIKKVEMSGAPKEEIEKLKSQLALAKANAKAYDITLNDLPSVATVFTTFHIMVYSGFFFAFLTLWGLYLLKKGSLYTNKAFLWTVLLSIPLPYIATELGWMSAEIGRQPWLVQGVLLTRDGVSFHSTGNVWFSLIFFTLIYTAIFFVFLYAMIKAVKKGIPEDSNHLPSESSQPQAFVSTFNKTDIRR
- the cydB gene encoding cytochrome d ubiquinol oxidase subunit II; amino-acid sequence: MPSELFTTLEGIWFLLAGFFLIGYALTDGFDLGTGILTLFTKKDENRQILYNAVAPVWDGNEVWLIAGGGMLFAAFPIVYAASFSGFYIAIFVVLWALIGRAVAFEYRNKKDSKLWKNIWDWIYWVGNTVPAFLFGVAVGNAVIGVPIDQQGVYHGSFFTLLRPVPLLMGLVGLFMFLMHGSAYLLRKTEGEVFQLSKKASYVGFFGFVASLILTDFLMVISAPFLYDNFFKYPVFWIAPALIISGLALYLINLVKGKYNAVIVGSTLTTIGTVLTIALATYPALMRSNINPDYNLTIWNSASSHITLTVMLVVTILIMPIVIFYTVYVYRVFKGKVSSEGGYH
- a CDS encoding DUF3015 family protein, with translation MKKVLAGILGAAVIALPSFAVNKENVGCGLGYMLFKDAPDSTLFEILAVTTNGTFGNQTFGITTGTLECKQPEKVVKNDRLFKFVTENMDQLAADIASGNGEALDTVAELMNIPVDKRDAFYRKLQANFDKIYSSETVQSADVIDRIVEIAQEV